From one Rosa rugosa chromosome 4, drRosRugo1.1, whole genome shotgun sequence genomic stretch:
- the LOC133745572 gene encoding 2-oxoglutarate-Fe(II) type oxidoreductase hxnY-like isoform X4, which translates to MAEGLKLPIIDLSSPDRTSSASLIRQACIECGFFYLVNHGVEEELLGRVFDQSSKFFSLPLEVKSKLARKQNRGYTALFAENLDPTASSKGDSKESFYIGPLEDATQNKLNQWPSEDILPSWRPTMESYYKKVLSAGKRLLSLIALALNLDEDFFEKVGGLNKHTALLRLLHYPGQLGSSDEEVLGASAHSDYGTVTLLASNGVPGLQVCREKSKQPRVWEDVLHIDGAFIVNIGDLMERWTNCLFQSTVHRVIPAGQERYSVALFLDPNEDSLVECLASCCNESLPPRFPPIRSGDYLKERFRLTYGS; encoded by the exons ATGGCGGAGGGTCTGAAGCTGCCTATCATAGACTTGTCCTCACCGGACCGCACCTCCTCCGCCAGTTTAATCCGtcag GCTTGCATAGAGTGTGGTTTCTTTTACTTGGTGAATCATGGTGTTGAGGAAGAGTTACTTGGCCGAGTGTTTGATCAGAGCAGTAAGTTTTTTTCACTTCCTTTGGAAGTTAAGTCCAAATTGGCGCGCAAACAAAACAGAGGCTACACAGCGCTCTTTGCTGAGAACCTTGACCCCACTGCCAGCTCCAAAG GTGATTCAAAAGAGAGTTTTTACATTGGCCCTTTAGAAGACGCAACTCAAAATAAGTTGAATCAATGGCCTTCAGAAG ATATCCTTCCATCCTGGAGACCTACAATGGAATCCTACTATAAAAAAGTTCT TTCCGCTGGGAAAAGATTATTATCTCTGATTGCCCTGGCTTTGAACCTGGATGAGGATTTTTTTGAGAAAGTGGGGGGTCTGAATAAACACACAGCACTTCTTCGCCTTTTGCACTACCCAG GTCAACTGGGATCATCTGATGAAGAAGTACTTGGTGCTTCTGCTCATTCAGATTATGGAACAGTCACACTCCTGGCATCCAATGGTGTCCCAGGACTTCAG GTTTGTAGGGAAAAATCTAAGCAACCACGGGTTTGGGAAGATGTTCTTCACATAGATGG AGCATTCATTGTTAACATTGGGGATTTGATGGAGAGGTGGACTAATTGTTTGTTCCA gtCAACGGTGCACAGAGTTATACCAGCAGGACAAGAACGCTACTCT GTGGCTCTCTTCTTAGACCCCAATGAAGACTCTCTGGTAGAATGCCTGGCAAGTTGTTGCAATGAATCATTGCCGCCAAG ATTTCCTCCCATCCGCAGCGGGGACTACCTGAAAGAGCGGTTTAGGCTTACTTATGGCTCATAA
- the LOC133745572 gene encoding 2-oxoglutarate-Fe(II) type oxidoreductase hxnY-like isoform X1, with protein sequence MAEGLKLPIIDLSSPDRTSSASLIRQACIDCGFFYLVNHGVEEELLGQVFDQSSKFFSLPLEVKSKLARKQNRGYTALFAENLDPSASSKGDSKESFYFGPFEDETQNKLNQWPPEDILPSWRPTIESYYKKVLSAGKRLLSLIALALNLDEDFFEKVGDLNNHTAVLRLLHYPGELDSSGQLGSSDEEVLGASAHSDYGMITLLASNGVPGLQVCREKSKQPRVWEDVLHIDGAFVVNIGDLMERWTNCLFQSTVHRVMPTGQERYSVAFFLDPNEETLVECLASCCNESLPPRFPPIRSGDYLKERFRLTYGSSE encoded by the exons ATGGCGGAGGGTCTGAAGCTGCCTATCATAGACTTGTCCTCACCGGACCGCACCTCCTCCGCCAGTTTAATCCGtcag GCTTGCATAGACTGTGGTTTCTTTTACTTGGTGAATCATGGTGTTGAGGAAGAGTTGCTTGGCCAAGTGTTTGATCAGAGCAGTAAGTTTTTTTCACTTCCTTTGGAGGTCAAGTCCAAATTGGCGCGCAAACAAAACAGAGGCTACACTGCGCTCTTTGCTGAGAACCTTGACCCCAGTGCCAGCTCCAAAG GTGATTCAAAAGAAAGTTTTTATTTTGGTCCTTTTGAAGACGAGACTCAAAATAAGTTGAATCAATGGCCTCCAGAAG ATATCCTTCCATCCTGGCGACCTACAATAGAATCCTACTATAAAAAAGTTCT TTCTGCTGGGAAAAGATTACTATCCCTGATTGCCCTGGCTTTGAACCTGGATGAGGATTTTTTTGAGAAAGTGGGGGATCTGAATAATCACACAGCAGTTCTTCGCCTTTTGCACTATCCAGGTGAACTAGATAG TTCAGGTCAACTGGGATCATCTGATGAAGAAGTACTTGGTGCTTCTGCTCATTCAGATTATGGGATGATCACACTCCTGGCATCCAATGGTGTCCCAGGACTTCAG GTTTGTAGGGAAAAATCTAAGCAACCACGGGTTTGGGAAGATGTTCTTCACATAGATGG AGCATTCGTTGTTAACATTGGGGATTTGATGGAGAGGTGGACTAATTGTTTGTTCCA gtcAACGGTGCACAGAGTTATGCCAACAGGACAAGAACGCTACTCT GTGGCTTTCTTCTTAGACCCCAATGAAGAAACTCTGGTAGAATGCCTGGCAAGTTGTTGCAATGAATCATTGCCGCCAAG ATTTCCTCCCATCCGCAGCGGGGACTACCTGAAAGAGCGGTTTAGACTTACTTATGGCTCATCTGAATGA
- the LOC133745572 gene encoding 2-oxoglutarate-Fe(II) type oxidoreductase hxnY-like isoform X2 produces MAEGLKLPIIDLSSPDRTSSASLIRQACIDCGFFYLVNHGVEEELLGQVFDQSSKFFSLPLEVKSKLARKQNRGYTALFAENLDPSASSKGDSKESFYFGPFEDETQNKLNQWPPEDILPSWRPTIESYYKKVLSAGKRLLSLIALALNLDEDFFEKVGDLNNHTAVLRLLHYPGQLGSSDEEVLGASAHSDYGMITLLASNGVPGLQVCREKSKQPRVWEDVLHIDGAFVVNIGDLMERWTNCLFQSTVHRVMPTGQERYSVAFFLDPNEETLVECLASCCNESLPPRFPPIRSGDYLKERFRLTYGSSE; encoded by the exons ATGGCGGAGGGTCTGAAGCTGCCTATCATAGACTTGTCCTCACCGGACCGCACCTCCTCCGCCAGTTTAATCCGtcag GCTTGCATAGACTGTGGTTTCTTTTACTTGGTGAATCATGGTGTTGAGGAAGAGTTGCTTGGCCAAGTGTTTGATCAGAGCAGTAAGTTTTTTTCACTTCCTTTGGAGGTCAAGTCCAAATTGGCGCGCAAACAAAACAGAGGCTACACTGCGCTCTTTGCTGAGAACCTTGACCCCAGTGCCAGCTCCAAAG GTGATTCAAAAGAAAGTTTTTATTTTGGTCCTTTTGAAGACGAGACTCAAAATAAGTTGAATCAATGGCCTCCAGAAG ATATCCTTCCATCCTGGCGACCTACAATAGAATCCTACTATAAAAAAGTTCT TTCTGCTGGGAAAAGATTACTATCCCTGATTGCCCTGGCTTTGAACCTGGATGAGGATTTTTTTGAGAAAGTGGGGGATCTGAATAATCACACAGCAGTTCTTCGCCTTTTGCACTATCCAG GTCAACTGGGATCATCTGATGAAGAAGTACTTGGTGCTTCTGCTCATTCAGATTATGGGATGATCACACTCCTGGCATCCAATGGTGTCCCAGGACTTCAG GTTTGTAGGGAAAAATCTAAGCAACCACGGGTTTGGGAAGATGTTCTTCACATAGATGG AGCATTCGTTGTTAACATTGGGGATTTGATGGAGAGGTGGACTAATTGTTTGTTCCA gtcAACGGTGCACAGAGTTATGCCAACAGGACAAGAACGCTACTCT GTGGCTTTCTTCTTAGACCCCAATGAAGAAACTCTGGTAGAATGCCTGGCAAGTTGTTGCAATGAATCATTGCCGCCAAG ATTTCCTCCCATCCGCAGCGGGGACTACCTGAAAGAGCGGTTTAGACTTACTTATGGCTCATCTGAATGA
- the LOC133745572 gene encoding 2-oxoglutarate-Fe(II) type oxidoreductase hxnY-like isoform X3 yields the protein MAQGLKLSIIDLSSPDRTSSASLIRQACIECGFFYLVNHGVEEELLGRVFDQSSKFFSLPLEVKSKLARKQNRGYTALFAENLDPTASSKGDSKESFYIGPLEDATQNKLNQWPSEDILPSWRPTMESYYKKVLSAGKRLLSLIALALNLDEDFFEKVGGLNKHTALLRLLHYPGQLGSSDEEVLGASAHSDYGTVTLLASNGVPGLQVCREKSKQPRVWEDVLHIDGAFIVNIGDLMERWTNCLFQSTVHRVIPAGQERYSVALFLDPNEDSLVECLASCCNESLPPRFPPIRSGDYLKERFRLTYGS from the exons ATGGCGCAGGGTCTGAAGCTGTCTATCATAGACTTGTCCTCACCGGACCGCACCTCCTCCGCCAGTTTAATCCGtcag GCTTGCATAGAGTGTGGTTTCTTTTACTTGGTGAATCATGGTGTTGAGGAAGAGTTACTTGGCCGAGTGTTTGATCAGAGCAGTAAGTTTTTTTCACTTCCTTTGGAAGTTAAGTCCAAATTGGCGCGCAAACAAAACAGAGGCTACACAGCGCTCTTTGCTGAGAACCTTGACCCCACTGCCAGCTCCAAAG GTGATTCAAAAGAGAGTTTTTACATTGGCCCTTTAGAAGACGCAACTCAAAATAAGTTGAATCAATGGCCTTCAGAAG ATATCCTTCCATCCTGGAGACCTACAATGGAATCCTACTATAAAAAAGTTCT TTCCGCTGGGAAAAGATTATTATCTCTGATTGCCCTGGCTTTGAACCTGGATGAGGATTTTTTTGAGAAAGTGGGGGGTCTGAATAAACACACAGCACTTCTTCGCCTTTTGCACTACCCAG GTCAACTGGGATCATCTGATGAAGAAGTACTTGGTGCTTCTGCTCATTCAGATTATGGAACAGTCACACTCCTGGCATCCAATGGTGTCCCAGGACTTCAG GTTTGTAGGGAAAAATCTAAGCAACCACGGGTTTGGGAAGATGTTCTTCACATAGATGG AGCATTCATTGTTAACATTGGGGATTTGATGGAGAGGTGGACTAATTGTTTGTTCCA gtCAACGGTGCACAGAGTTATACCAGCAGGACAAGAACGCTACTCT GTGGCTCTCTTCTTAGACCCCAATGAAGACTCTCTGGTAGAATGCCTGGCAAGTTGTTGCAATGAATCATTGCCGCCAAG ATTTCCTCCCATCCGCAGCGGGGACTACCTGAAAGAGCGGTTTAGGCTTACTTATGGCTCATAA